One window of Sebaldella sp. S0638 genomic DNA carries:
- a CDS encoding O-antigen polysaccharide polymerase Wzy family protein, translating to MKHNKVLFLIFHVFVIMFVLILTNIFTPVDNVESMKFLEAVLLVLYIYTILTAKMYLSWLNSYMIFLYTLFLFNFTRVFLDIIGYRTFGWATKFANYYFYYGIRNEILEVFILILLFTHLGFAISILNEKELHLKVKLQSRPFFTQIGIILFLLSLPGILAKMLIQLRLILQVGYEAYYTGVLKNIDYPVFTKGSGTIMTIGFLIFLISIPSKKKFISISSLYLLVKLIDSMKGARSVFLTQLLFIMWYYYKVYGTKIRFGTIIKLGVFTMIFSQVLVSVRSKKVFSLDLINGIFDFLHSQGVSYLVLGYLIQFKNYIHESKTYPYILQGLFGFPPQSVETLKATNSLADRLTYYLNSAAYIRGEGIGSNYIAEFYDLGYIWLIIGSVLLGYIIIKYEKYVTKSRYMLLISAYFIPNLFYIPRGSFFGSGLIKGMLFYTILYLAMQILENMYFRIKGAYNDRKEDLLHLDGRQGKA from the coding sequence ATGAAACACAATAAAGTATTATTTCTGATATTTCATGTATTTGTAATAATGTTTGTCCTGATTCTGACGAATATCTTTACACCGGTTGACAATGTGGAGAGCATGAAATTTTTGGAGGCAGTGTTGCTTGTATTATATATATACACGATATTAACAGCTAAAATGTATTTAAGCTGGCTGAATTCATATATGATTTTTTTGTATACGCTCTTTTTATTCAATTTTACCAGAGTTTTTTTGGATATAATCGGATACAGGACTTTTGGATGGGCAACGAAATTTGCAAATTATTATTTTTATTACGGAATCAGGAATGAAATTCTGGAAGTTTTTATATTGATTCTGCTTTTTACACATTTAGGATTCGCTATTTCAATATTAAATGAAAAAGAATTGCATTTGAAAGTAAAATTACAGTCAAGACCATTTTTTACACAAATAGGAATTATTTTATTTTTATTAAGCCTTCCGGGAATACTGGCAAAAATGCTGATACAGCTGAGACTGATTCTTCAGGTGGGTTATGAGGCATACTATACAGGAGTATTGAAAAATATAGATTATCCGGTATTTACAAAAGGATCAGGTACTATAATGACAATAGGATTTTTGATTTTTCTTATATCAATACCATCAAAAAAGAAATTTATATCCATAAGCTCTCTGTACCTCCTTGTGAAGCTCATAGATTCCATGAAAGGAGCCAGATCGGTATTCCTTACACAGCTTTTATTTATAATGTGGTATTATTATAAAGTATACGGGACAAAAATAAGGTTTGGCACTATTATAAAACTCGGGGTCTTTACTATGATATTTTCTCAGGTGCTGGTTTCTGTGAGAAGTAAAAAGGTATTTTCACTGGATCTGATAAACGGAATATTTGATTTTTTACACTCACAGGGAGTAAGCTATCTGGTTCTGGGATATTTGATACAGTTCAAAAATTATATACATGAAAGTAAGACATACCCGTATATTTTACAGGGGCTTTTCGGATTTCCGCCGCAGTCTGTGGAAACTCTGAAAGCTACTAATTCTCTTGCTGACAGGCTTACTTATTATTTGAATTCCGCTGCATATATCAGAGGTGAAGGAATAGGGTCGAATTATATAGCGGAATTTTATGATCTGGGATATATATGGCTTATTATCGGGTCAGTGTTATTAGGATATATAATTATAAAATATGAAAAATACGTTACTAAAAGCAGATATATGCTTTTGATATCAGCATATTTTATACCAAATCTTTTTTATATACCAAGAGGTTCATTTTTTGGAAGCGGGTTAATAAAAGGAATGTTATTTTATACAATACTATATCTGGCAATGCAGATACTGGAAAATATGTATTTTAGAATAAAAGGAGCTTATAATGATAGAAAAGAAGATCTATTACATTTGGATGGGAGACAAGGAAAAGCCTGA
- a CDS encoding glycosyltransferase — translation MIEKKIYYIWMGDKEKPEIFHKCYNSWKKNLPEYDIIEINESNFNLSKYIEENRFFRVCYEKKLWAYISDYVRIVHLYEHGGIYMDIDMEIIKNIDKMLENRFFIGYEDEKNISVGIFGTVKGHIFLKKVMEFYENEIWEKPLWTIPKIFTYILERDFGMKSGSTHIENEDMELYPREYFYPYHFKETYTDECITENTYGIHWWNDSWNSLKVSLFMETKHLHGIKKGVKILKIFLRYTLKKR, via the coding sequence ATGATAGAAAAGAAGATCTATTACATTTGGATGGGAGACAAGGAAAAGCCTGAGATTTTTCATAAATGTTATAATTCTTGGAAGAAAAACTTACCGGAATATGATATAATAGAAATAAATGAATCGAATTTTAATTTAAGCAAATATATAGAAGAGAACAGGTTTTTCAGAGTTTGCTACGAAAAAAAACTATGGGCTTATATATCAGATTACGTAAGAATAGTTCATTTGTATGAGCATGGCGGAATATATATGGACATAGATATGGAAATAATTAAAAATATAGATAAAATGCTGGAAAACAGATTTTTCATAGGGTATGAAGATGAAAAAAATATAAGTGTAGGAATCTTTGGAACTGTAAAAGGGCATATTTTTCTGAAAAAAGTGATGGAATTTTACGAAAATGAAATATGGGAAAAACCTTTGTGGACAATACCCAAAATATTCACTTATATTCTTGAAAGAGATTTTGGTATGAAATCCGGAAGCACGCATATAGAAAACGAAGATATGGAGTTATACCCGAGAGAATACTTTTATCCTTATCATTTTAAGGAGACATACACAGACGAGTGTATAACCGAGAATACTTATGGAATACACTGGTGGAATGACAGCTGGAATAGTCTGAAAGTAAGCCTGTTTATGGAAACAAAGCATCTGCACGGCATAAAAAAAGGGGTTAAGATATTAAAAATCTTTCTTAGATATACTTTGAAAAAGAGGTAA
- a CDS encoding endonuclease/exonuclease/phosphatase family protein produces MKKIITVLFFLTYILEAKNLKIMTYNIYGGRLANGTTIGRNIKKFDPDFISLQEVDYYTKRSNFNDIVKDIAQELNYSYYYFKKSRDYDSGEFGIGFVSRYPIEKIFEYELPSIGAEKRQVIAAQIDERIFSKKVLIIDTHLDYNPNIKAKEMEALLNITAEFPGDVKFLTGDFNLLPTSEYYQQIIQSWNDTYLFDEPRIDYIFGDKTNNWSLRSSKFIKDEYLDWTTLSDHFPYMINVDIK; encoded by the coding sequence ATGAAAAAAATAATTACAGTATTGTTTTTCTTAACATACATCCTGGAGGCAAAAAATTTGAAAATAATGACATATAATATATACGGCGGCAGACTGGCTAACGGAACAACCATAGGGAGAAATATAAAAAAATTTGATCCTGATTTTATTTCTTTGCAGGAAGTGGATTATTATACTAAAAGAAGTAATTTTAACGATATTGTAAAGGATATAGCTCAGGAACTGAACTACAGCTATTATTACTTTAAAAAATCGAGAGATTATGATTCTGGAGAGTTCGGCATAGGATTTGTATCAAGATATCCCATAGAAAAGATTTTTGAGTATGAACTGCCTTCAATAGGAGCGGAAAAACGTCAGGTAATAGCTGCACAGATAGATGAGAGAATTTTTTCTAAAAAAGTGCTCATAATTGATACGCATTTGGATTATAACCCGAATATAAAGGCAAAAGAGATGGAAGCACTGTTAAATATAACGGCAGAGTTTCCGGGAGATGTAAAGTTTTTAACAGGAGATTTTAATCTGCTGCCTACATCTGAGTATTACCAGCAGATAATTCAGAGCTGGAATGATACATATTTATTTGATGAGCCCAGAATAGATTATATCTTTGGAGATAAGACAAATAACTGGAGTCTGAGAAGCAGTAAGTTCATAAAAGACGAGTATCTGGACTGGACTACTTTAAGCGATCATTTTCCATATATGATAAATGTAGACATAAAATAG
- a CDS encoding glycosyltransferase family 2 protein gives MKISLIMPTINRRDELIIFLQSLESQTYKNFELIVLDQNSGDFITEIIEGFQKHLDIKYIKSSDWGLSLNRNEGLIIADGDIIAFPDDDCEYPEDILEKVVKFFEENKEYRIFSCRTLERGKDYGTGIMATEEAEITYSNVEETVKSITFFVNYKLEDLTLFDTELGVGAYFGSGEETDYMLELLHKGFRGRYFPDEIVYHPAKKGNYNDVERAYRYALGYGALVKKEVKLRKNKKYFSKYLKKMIRSIGGMIISKERRYYYHVFMGRLRGYKEYKVGEKK, from the coding sequence TTGAAGATATCTTTAATAATGCCTACAATCAACAGACGTGATGAGCTGATAATATTTTTGCAGAGCCTTGAAAGCCAGACTTATAAGAATTTTGAGTTAATTGTACTGGATCAGAATTCCGGAGATTTTATAACAGAGATAATAGAAGGATTTCAGAAACATCTGGATATAAAGTACATAAAGAGCAGCGATTGGGGACTCAGTCTGAACAGAAACGAAGGTCTTATAATAGCAGACGGGGATATAATAGCTTTTCCAGATGATGATTGTGAATATCCGGAAGATATTCTGGAAAAAGTGGTGAAATTTTTTGAGGAAAATAAGGAATACAGAATTTTTTCATGCAGAACTCTTGAGCGTGGAAAAGATTACGGCACTGGTATAATGGCAACAGAGGAAGCTGAAATAACATACAGTAATGTAGAGGAAACTGTAAAATCCATAACTTTCTTTGTAAACTACAAGCTGGAAGATCTGACGTTGTTTGATACAGAGCTTGGAGTAGGTGCATATTTCGGAAGCGGTGAAGAAACTGATTATATGCTTGAGCTTCTTCATAAAGGTTTCAGGGGAAGATATTTCCCTGATGAAATAGTGTATCATCCTGCTAAAAAGGGAAATTACAATGACGTGGAAAGAGCATACAGATACGCTTTAGGATATGGAGCCCTTGTGAAAAAAGAGGTAAAGCTGAGAAAAAATAAAAAATATTTTTCAAAGTATTTAAAGAAAATGATAAGAAGTATCGGCGGAATGATCATTTCAAAAGAGAGAAGATACTATTATCATGTATTTATGGGGAGACTAAGAGGATATAAAGAATACAAGGTCGGGGAGAAAAAATGA
- a CDS encoding CDP-glycerol glycerophosphotransferase family protein: MKKIVFLLNMTIAFFLYPFVKYKFRGRNIWLTGGSAGELYVDNGKAMFEYLNEIEDIESYWVINKNSSARKQVNGKILDRGSIKSYLYFMNSKAVLFSHSISADIVPYLFAVPLINRFHYKTVKVFLNHGTVALKKRQPMNPKLEKMVERLIISYDINPADAEYEKNIKHIYWKIDNNKIYITGNSRYDTLDNKSEGKKIFFMPTWRPWIKNDKTTIEETDYFQNITGLVKNKELQDFLKENNIVMNIYIHQLMHEYLGNFGAEVNGENIRLLPKDADIQNEIVTGSMLITDYSSMAFDFYYLDKPVLFFQFDREQYEEKAGSYIDLEKDLFGESVFNIDECVVKIRELYSDNFQIPDKYKQLRSRYFRYTDKNNRERLYEIIKKEVDKNR; encoded by the coding sequence ATGAAAAAAATAGTATTTTTACTAAATATGACAATAGCTTTTTTTCTTTATCCTTTTGTGAAATATAAATTTAGAGGAAGAAATATATGGCTTACAGGAGGAAGTGCCGGCGAGCTTTATGTGGATAACGGAAAAGCAATGTTTGAATATCTGAATGAAATAGAAGATATTGAATCATATTGGGTTATTAATAAAAATTCCTCTGCAAGAAAACAGGTAAATGGTAAAATACTGGACAGGGGAAGCATAAAGTCATATCTTTATTTCATGAATTCAAAGGCAGTATTATTTTCACATTCAATATCGGCAGATATAGTTCCGTATTTGTTTGCAGTGCCGTTAATAAACAGATTTCATTATAAGACAGTGAAAGTGTTTCTGAATCACGGGACAGTGGCGCTGAAAAAAAGACAGCCTATGAATCCTAAGCTGGAAAAAATGGTGGAACGTCTTATTATTTCATATGACATTAATCCGGCAGATGCTGAATATGAAAAAAATATAAAACATATATACTGGAAAATAGATAACAATAAAATCTATATTACAGGAAATTCCCGATATGATACACTTGATAATAAAAGTGAAGGGAAAAAAATATTTTTTATGCCTACATGGAGACCATGGATAAAAAATGATAAAACTACAATAGAAGAAACCGATTATTTTCAAAACATAACAGGATTAGTTAAAAATAAAGAATTACAGGATTTTTTGAAAGAAAATAATATAGTTATGAATATTTATATACATCAGCTTATGCATGAATATTTAGGGAATTTCGGTGCGGAAGTGAATGGAGAGAATATCAGACTGCTGCCTAAAGATGCTGATATACAAAATGAAATAGTAACAGGCAGCATGCTTATAACTGACTATTCAAGCATGGCATTTGACTTTTATTATCTGGATAAACCTGTGTTGTTTTTTCAGTTTGACAGAGAGCAGTATGAAGAAAAGGCCGGATCGTATATTGATCTTGAAAAAGATCTGTTTGGAGAATCAGTTTTTAATATTGATGAATGTGTGGTAAAAATAAGAGAACTGTATTCGGATAATTTTCAGATTCCTGATAAATATAAGCAGCTGAGAAGCAGATATTTTAGATATACTGATAAAAATAACCGTGAAAGATTGTATGAAATCATAAAAAAGGAAGTGGACAAAAATAGATAA
- a CDS encoding glycosyltransferase: MSIITPLYNGEEFIRDAVESVLAQTYKNWELLVIDDGSSDNGYNIVKEYSDNDKRIKLLKNEKNSGVTKTRNKGIEASDGRYIAFLDSDDMWHREKLEKQLNFMNNKNAAISCTAYARVDRAGNEKKITHVKEEITYNMLLKTNMMGCLTVIYDTEKTGKRYFTEAEKSEDYILWLSMVRDIKTAYGLDEPLAYYRVLDNSRSSNKLKVVKFQWKIYRKYEKLSLFKTIYCFIFYILEGTKKNI, from the coding sequence GTGTCAATAATAACCCCGCTTTATAACGGGGAGGAATTTATAAGAGATGCTGTGGAGTCTGTTTTGGCACAGACATATAAAAACTGGGAACTGCTTGTAATAGATGATGGTTCTTCGGATAACGGCTATAATATTGTAAAAGAATATTCCGATAACGATAAACGGATAAAACTGCTGAAAAATGAAAAAAATTCTGGTGTAACCAAAACGAGAAATAAAGGAATTGAGGCTTCTGACGGCAGATACATAGCGTTTTTGGACAGTGACGATATGTGGCACAGAGAAAAACTGGAAAAACAACTGAATTTCATGAATAATAAAAATGCTGCAATATCATGTACTGCATATGCAAGAGTTGACAGAGCAGGGAATGAAAAAAAAATAACACATGTAAAAGAGGAAATAACTTATAATATGCTGTTAAAAACCAATATGATGGGATGCCTTACGGTAATATACGATACTGAAAAGACTGGGAAACGGTATTTTACAGAGGCGGAAAAAAGTGAGGATTATATATTGTGGCTTTCAATGGTCAGAGATATAAAAACAGCATATGGTCTGGATGAGCCACTTGCTTATTACAGAGTTTTGGATAATTCAAGATCAAGCAACAAACTTAAAGTAGTAAAATTTCAATGGAAAATATACAGAAAGTATGAAAAATTATCACTTTTCAAAACAATTTACTGCTTTATTTTTTATATTTTGGAAGGAACAAAGAAAAATATCTGA